Part of the Paenibacillus sp. YPG26 genome, TTGTCGGGATTGGCATACAAGCCATGCTTGACGCGGTGATATCCTATCTTCTGCTTGTCAGTGCACAGCAGGATATTCCAGCCGCGCTCAGATGGCTCACGGGAAGCCTCAATGGCTCCGCGATGCAGGAGCTCCCGCCCCTGGTTATCACGGTTGTTGTCCTTGCGCCTATTGTTATCGTGCTGGGAAGACATCTGGGCATCTTGGAGCTTGGCGAGCAATCGGCTTCCTCTCTCGGTGTGAACACGGACAAGACAAGGGTAGTGCTGATCCTAAGCTCTGTCTGTATGATTGCTATGGCTACCGCTACCACGGGACCTATAGCCTTTGTCTCCTTCCTTGCGGGACCGATTGCCAAAAGACTGACCGGAGCTGGCTTCTCGGGCGTCATTCCGGCAGGACTTGTTGGTGTTAATCTAGTGTTGGCGTCAGATCTGATCGGCCAATTTGCTTTTGAATACAGATTCCCGGTCGGTATCATAACTGGACTACTCGGAGCGCCGTACCTGATCTTCTTGCTAATCCGAATGAATCGAAGGGGTGAACTATAATGCAACCGACTCATCTTTTTAAGGCCGAACAAGTCACCTCGGGCTACGATCACAAGGCGGTGGTCCAAGGCGTCAGTCTTGTTATTCCCAGTAATCAAATAAGCGTGATTATCGGAGCCAACGGCTGCGGGAAATCCACGCTTCTCAAGACACTGGCCCGGCTGATCAAGCCTGAATCGGGCACAATTACACTTAACGAGAAGCCCATCGGCCGAATTCCTCCCAAGCAGCTGGCCCGGGTCTTGGGCCTGCTGCCGCAGTCTCCGGTTGTCCCGGAAGGGATCTCGGTCGCGGATCTTGTGGGGCGGGGAAGATTCCCGCACCAATCCTGGCACAGCGGATGGACTAGGAAGGATACGGAAGCTGTCGCCGAAGCGATGCGCATCATGAATATTACGGAGCTTGCCAATCATCATATTGATGAGCTGTCCGGCGGTCAGAGACAGCGCGTATGGATTGCCATGGCGCTGGCGCAGCAGACGGATATTCTATTTCTGGATGAGCCGACAACCTTTCTGGATATCACTTACCAGGTCGAGATCCTTGATCTGCTCACAGACCTTAACCGCAAATACGGAACTACAGTTGTCATGGTCCTTCACGACATTAACTTGTCGGCGCGTTATGCGGACCATATCTATGCGCTGTATCAGGGGGAGCTGATCGCTGAAGGCAAGCCTTCCGAGGTCATTACAAGCTCTCTGGTCAAAGACATCTTCGGGCTGGACTGCTCGGTGATCGAGGACCCCATCTCGGGTTCTCCTCTCGTGCTGCCCATAGGGCGTCATCACGTTAGAGACGCGAACCAGTGATACCGCATG contains:
- a CDS encoding iron chelate uptake ABC transporter family permease subunit — translated: MNNPSIEFIMAGRRRRRRRWILVTSLLAALSCILCVAMLLLGSTIYPVEDVIRVLTGEHIKGASFAVNTIRLPRMLAGLFAGFAFGVAGYTFQTMLRNPLANPNVIGITSGSSAAAVFCIIILHANGTVVSVASVAAGLATVLLIYLLSRGKTFSVGRLILVGIGIQAMLDAVISYLLLVSAQQDIPAALRWLTGSLNGSAMQELPPLVITVVVLAPIVIVLGRHLGILELGEQSASSLGVNTDKTRVVLILSSVCMIAMATATTGPIAFVSFLAGPIAKRLTGAGFSGVIPAGLVGVNLVLASDLIGQFAFEYRFPVGIITGLLGAPYLIFLLIRMNRRGEL
- a CDS encoding ABC transporter ATP-binding protein, whose product is MQPTHLFKAEQVTSGYDHKAVVQGVSLVIPSNQISVIIGANGCGKSTLLKTLARLIKPESGTITLNEKPIGRIPPKQLARVLGLLPQSPVVPEGISVADLVGRGRFPHQSWHSGWTRKDTEAVAEAMRIMNITELANHHIDELSGGQRQRVWIAMALAQQTDILFLDEPTTFLDITYQVEILDLLTDLNRKYGTTVVMVLHDINLSARYADHIYALYQGELIAEGKPSEVITSSLVKDIFGLDCSVIEDPISGSPLVLPIGRHHVRDANQ